The DNA region GACCACCCCAGGGTCACTCGTCGATCTTCCACGGCATGGTGATGCCGAACTTCCAGACGTAGATCCCCACCAGCACCGCGATGATCACCAGGCCGATCGACGTGAGGATGATGTTGCGCCGCCGGACCTTGGGGTCGAGCGCCCGCTGGGCGGCCTCGGTGACCTTCCGCCTGGTCCAGCGGAGCACCAGCTGCGCCCAGACGAATTCGGTCGCCCAGATCGCCATGCCGCCGAAGATCACCAGCCAGCCGGGCCCGGGCAGCGGCAGCATGATGATGCCCGCCACGACCACGGCGAGGCCGACCACGAAGACGCCGACCTGCCAGCTCAGGTGCAGTGCCCTGGACGCCTTGATGAAACCGGGCGCCCGGGAGCCGAGATCCCGCTCCTTGGTCACACCCTCCGTGACTTCACCCGTCACGCTGCCCGTCCTGTCCCCCGCGGCGGACCCCGGAGTCGCCGATTCGGCGCCCCCGTCCCGCACGTCACGCTCCGCATTCATGGAAGCCAACCTACCGGAACGGTCTTCATCACCGGAATGGCCGCATAACCGAAAGTTACACACCGCCGTACGAGCTACCTGAAGGAACACAAAAAGGTCAGAGGGGTTTACAACACCACCGTAGGTGGCATGTCGATTTCGCCGACGTGCGAATCCCCGAGCGCACACTGAGCGAAAGGCCCTGGCGCTTATGAACACCACGGTCAGCTGCGAGCTGCACCTGCGCCTCGTTGTGTCGAGCGAGTCCTCACTGCCTGTACCCGCGGGCCTGCGGTATGACACGGCCGATCCGTATGCCGTGCACGCCACCTTCCACACCGGAGCGGAGGAGACGGTCGAATGGGTATTCGCCCGCGACCTCCTTGCCGAGGGGCTGCACCGGCCCACCGGCACCGGAGACGTCCGCGTCTGGCCATCCCGTAGTCACGGCCAGGGCGTCGTCTGCATCGCGCTGAGCTCCCCAGAGGGCGAAGCCCTGCTCGAAGCCCCGGCGAGGGCCCTGGAGTCGTTCCTGAAACGGACCGACACCGCGGTTCCGCCAGGCACCGAGCATCGTCACTTCGACCTCGATACGGAGCTCTCACACATCCTGGCCGAGAGCTGAGCCAGGCCGAGAACTGCACGGCGCCGTCCGACTCGGGGAGACGGCGCCGCGCGGAAAACCTCATATGGCTGACACCGGCGCCGTCATCACGGAATCCACCGTGGTGACGGCGCCGGTGCGCGCCTCTCCCGCAGCAGCCCACCCGCTCCACGCACCAGCGCACGCCCCCGGAGCCCGCAGTGCCTACTCACGCCCCGGGTAGAGGCCCACCGGCCAATGGGTACCCACCCGTGGCCGGTATCCGCTCTCCGCACCCCCCACGGGCCCTCTCGGGCCGCTGTGCGCCGCGACCGAGCCAGTAGAGTCGGCCCGCATCGGCGGACACCCGCCCGCCGGAGGCAGGGAGCGAAAGCGTGCTGATTCCCCACGACACCCGGATCGCCCTCGACACGGTGGTCGACCTGGTCAACACCGCACCGGAGAGCGAACCGCCGGCGAGCGGGCAGACGGAAGGCGAGCGGAGCGACGGCCTCGCCGACATCGAAGCGCTGCACGACTTCGCGCGCCGCCATCGCATCAGCGGCGTGGGCGAGCTCCACGAGAAGGACCTGCGGGCCGTACGGGACGTGCGGGCGCGCTTCGCCGAGATCTTCGCGACGGACGACGCACAGACCGCCGCCTCGCTCGTCAACGCGCTCGTCGCCGCCGCCGGCACGACGCCGCAGCTCAGCAATCACGACGGCTACGACTGGCATGTGCACTACTTCGCACCCGACGCGTCGATCGCCGACCACCTCGCCGCCGACTGCGGCATGGCGCTGGCCTTCATCGTGGTGGCGGGCGAGCAGGAACGGCTGCGGCGGTGCGAGGCACCGGACTGCCGGCACGCCTTCGTCGACCTGTCCCGAAACCGGTCCCGCCGCTACTGCTCCAGCCGCACCTGCGGCAACCGTCTGCACGTGGCCGCGTACCGGGCACGCCGCAAGGAAGCGGCCGGCTGACCGTTCACAGCATGAAGAGATCATGCAACGCGGCCATCAGCAGCAGACTGCCGACCACCGCGAGGAAGATCATCAAGGGGGGCTGGGAAAGCGCGAAGAGGCAGCCGCGCGGCTCTTCGGCAGGGGGTGCGGGGGCATCGCCCCGGGAGGTGTCCACCATCTCGGGACGATCATGACTCACTCCGGGCCCCGTTGGCGATCAACACGCCTTTTCGTACCGGGAGTTCACCCACCCCAGGACCGGTCAGGATTCGCTCCGGTGTCCGATCGGCCGCCACACATTCGGCACCGTGCCCGGGGCACTCCCGTGTCGCAACTCCGCCGAAAGGAACGCCGATACGCCGGCCCGCGAACCACCCGATCGGCCAAAGCCGCCTCGTACGCGGCGAGTTCGGGATCCGCCGGGCAGCCGCCCCACCGGGTACGGCTCCGCGGCCTCAGCGCGGCGTCGAGCTGGAGGCCCGCACCACGAGCTCCGGCTGGAGCACCACACTGCGGTGCTCGTGGCTGCCGTCCTCGTCGTCCGACTCCTCCAGCAGGAGCTCCGCAGCCATCCGGCCCATGACGACCGCGGGCTGGCGGACCGAGGTGAGCGGTACGGCAGCGGCGGAGGCGAATTCGATGTCGTCGTAGCCGACGATGGCGATGTCGTGCGGCACCCCGACGCCCGCCGCGTACAGCGCCTGGAGCACACCCAGGGCGAGCAGGTCGTTGGCGCAGAACACCGCGGTCGGCCGGGGCACGAGGCCGAGCAGCCGGGCCCCCGCATCGCGGCCCGCCGCCACGTCCAGACGGTCGGAAGGGATCTCGACGAGCGCCTCGGGCGGCAGCCCGGCGTCGGCGAGGGCCGACAGGGCGCCCTCGCGCCGGTCCCTGATCTGATGGAGGTCGCCCGGGCCGCTGACGTACGCCACCGAGCGGTGACCGGCCGAGACCAGATGGCCGACGGCGAGGGCGCCGCCGCGGACGTCGTCCACGGAGACCGCACAGGTCCCCGCGCCGGGCGCCACCCGGTCCACCAGCACGAAGGGGATCCGGTGGCGGCTGAACGCCTCCAGGTTCCGGCCGGTCGCGTCGGCCGGGGTGACCAGGACTCCGCAGACCCGCTGCTCGGCGAAGAGCCCGAGGTACTCGGCCTCCTCCGCCGGGCTCTGGTCGCTGTTGCAGACCATGACACCGAGACCGGCCGCCCGGGCGGCGCGCTCGGCGCCGCGGGCCACGTCCACGAAGAACGGGTTGCCCATGTCGAGGACGAGCAGGGCCATGATCCGGCTGCGGCCCGCCCGGAGCTGGCGCGCCGACTCGCTGCGCACATACCCGAGTTCCTCGATGGCGGCGAGCACCCGGGCGCGGGTCTCCGGCAGCACCGCCTCGGGCCGGTTGATCACGTTGGACACAGTGCCCACGGAGACGCCGGCCCGCCGGGCCACATCCTTGATCCCTGCCACACGTGCCACTTGCCCTGCCCCACTGATGCCTTCGGCCGCACCGGTCCGCGGCCTGTCCCCATCGTACGGACGGCACCGCATCGTACGGACGGCACCGCGGGACACCCCGTCCCGCACCGGAAGGCCCGGCATCGCGGGCCGGTTCCCGGGCCGTCCACCGCGGAATGAACTGTTTCAATCCGATCGGGACAAGCTAGCCGCATGCCTGTACACCGTCAAGAATCACCATGAATCGATTCATCAGCCATGGATGCCCGGCCACCGGGGGCCGGGGCAGGTGTCAGATGCCGTGCTTCTTCAGGATGGCCTCGATGTCGCTGAAGTCCTCGCCCGGCGCGGCGGACTGCTGGCGGGACTTCGCCTTCGGACGCGCCTGGGACCCCGGGGCTCCTGCTCCCAGAGAGGGTGCCGAGGCCGCGGGGGCGACTGCTTCGCCCTGCGCCGCGCGCGCGGCGGCCCTGCGCTCCTTGCGGGTGCCGCCCCCGCGGCGCTCGATCGCCCGAGTGGTCGTGAACAGCAGCCAGGCCACCGCGAGCAGCCCGAAACCGAGCCAGACACTCGGCTTGAAGGCGATTCCGGCGACCCAGTCCACGATCCCGGTCAGTACCAGTGCGATCGGGACCAGGGAGTAGGCGGCGATCCGGGTCGCGGCGAGGAAGCGCTTTCGCCAAGCGGTGACGGCGGCGATGCCCAGGCCCGCCGCGGACACCGCGGAGCAGATGGTCTCGGCAAGCATCGGTGCCTCCAGGCGCAAGGGGAAACGTCCCTTCCATCCTGCACCGGTGACCGGCCCGGTGGCCACGATCCGGGACCGCATCAGGGACATTTCAGGGCCGGGATCCTCCCCAGGTGCCGATCGGCGGCACACCGGCCGTACGGGAGCCCCGGCGGGCAGGGTGCCGATTGGGAGGCTCGCGCGAGCCCTGGGAGACTGGTCGCATGAGCGATTCCACCCCTGCGGCCCCCGTCGTCCTCGACGTCTGGTGCGAGCTCCAGTGCCCCGACTGTCACCAGGCCCTCACCGATGTGCACGCCCTGCGGGCCAAGTACGGCGACCGGCTGGATGTGCGGCTGCGGCACTTCCCGCTGGAGAAACACAAGCACGCCCACGCCGCCGCGCAGGCCGCCGAGGAGGCCGCGGCCCAGGGGAAGGACTGGCCGTACATCGAGGCGGTGCTCGCCCGTACCGCCGATCTCGCCCGCACCGGCGAGCCGCTGCTCATCGAGGTGGCACGGGAACTCGGCCTGGACGCCGAGGAGATGGACACCGCCCTGATCGACGGACGCCACATGCTGATCGTCGACGCCGACCAGGCCGAGGGCAAGGCGATCGGGGTCACCGGCACCCCGACGTACGTGATCGCCGACGAGCGGCTGGACGGCGGCAAGAGCCAGGACGGGCTGCGCGAACGGATCGAGGAGATCGCCGACCGGCTGCTCGCCGAGCGGGGCTGAGCGGCTCGGCCCTCAGAGGGCCTTGGCCAGGTTGTACCGAGTCGTCCGGTATCCGAGCGACTCGTACAGCCGCAGGGCGGGCGTGTTGGCGGCGAACACATGCAGACCGAGCCGGCGGGCGCCCGCGGCCAGCGTGATGTGCTCCGCCTCCTGCATCAGGGCACGCCCGTGGCCGCGCCCCCGGTACTCCTCGTTCACCTCGACGTCGAAGACGAAGCCGGTCGCCTCGCCGTCGCCGTCCTCGCTCACCGACACCCACACATGGCCGGCGACCGTGTCCCCGGCGACGAGGACGTGGAAGTACATGCCCGCGGTGTCCAGGCCGTCCGGCAGGTTGCGGGCGTGGTCGGCCCGGGACTTGTGCATGGCCTGCTCGGCCGGGACGCCCTCGTCGATCCAGGACTGCGCGTACGTGTCGACGCTGGTGCGCCGCCAGGCCGCGAACTCCTCGGCGGTCATCTCCCTGGCCACGACACCGTCCGGAAGCGCGGGAGCCGTCGGGCCGAGGTCCTTGAGCATGTTGCGGCTGCGTTCGGTGTAGCCGAGTGCGGCCGCCAGGCGTCGGGCCCCCTCGTTGCCCTCCGGGACCGACAGGCGCACCTGGCCGCAGCCCCATCCGCGCAGCACCTCCTCGGCGGCGAGCGCGGCAATGGTGCCGCGGCCCCGCCGCCGGCTCGGTTCGTCGATGTTCAGGGAAAGCAGCACACCAGCGGACGCACCGAACGCCGCATCGGTGCCGATCTCGACGGAACCGACGGGCCGCCCGTTGTCGCACACGTCGTACGCGCGGTTCTTCGCACCGTCGGTGCCTTGCTGAAGCGGCCCGGTCGGCCGGAGGGTCGTGGTCATCGGAGATGTTCTATCCACTGGGGCCCGGCCCGTCACCCCGATTTACATGTCGGGGCTTTATCCGGGGCTCTACTTGTCCTGGGTGCGCGCTCTACGGGTCGAGGTCGTCGCCGGCCCGCTCGTCGAAGATCCGCATGGCCTTGGCGGTCACGGGTCCGGGCGCGCCGGGCAGCTCCCGGTCGTCCACCCGGTGGACGGCCTGCACATTGCGCAGGGTGGAGGTGAGGAAGATCTCCTCGGCCCGCTCCAGGATGTCGAACGGCAGGTCGGTCTCCTGCGCGCCCGTCCACTCCACGGCCAGCGCGCGGGTGATCCCGGCGAGGCAGCCGGAAGCGACCGGCGGGGTGTGCAGCTGCCCGTCGAGGACGACGAAGACGTTGGACCCGGTGCCTTCGCAGAGCTGCCCGGCCGTGTTGGCGAAGAGCGCCTCCGAAGCACCGTGCTCATGGGCCCGCGCGAGGGCGACGACGTTCTCGGCGTACGAAGTGGTCTTGAGCCCGGTGAGCGCACCGCGTTCGTTGCGCGTCCAGGGGACGGTGATCACGGCGGTGGTGTCGGGACGGCGGGCGGCCTCGCCGAGGGCGACGACGAGGCCGGGGCCGGCGTCGCCGCGGTCGGAGCCGAGCGGGGAGAGTCCTCCGGTGTAGGTGATGCGCAGCCTGCCGAGTGCCATCGGGTTGGCGTCGATGACGTCGGCGCAGGCGCGGCGGACCTCGTCGAGGTCGGGGTCGGGGAGTCCGAGGCCGCGGGCCGAGCGGGTCAGCCGGTCGAGGTGGCGGGTGAGGGCGAAGGGCCTGCCGTCGACGGTCCTGACCGTCTCGAAGATGCCGTCCCCCACGGTGAGTCCGTGGTCGAGCACGGACACCCTGGCGTCTTCGGCGTCATGCAGTTCGCCGTTGACCCAAATCCTCATCACGCGGTCCTTCCGGTTGCTTCGTGAGCGCCCGACGCTACAGCGAGCAGTCTGGACGCCTTGAGTTCGGTCTCGTCCCACTCGCGTTCCGGGTCGGAGCCCCAGGTGATGCCGGCCCCGGTACCGAAGCGGAGGACCGGGGCGGTACCGGTCCGGTCGATCCAGAAGGTGCGTATGCCGACGGCGAGCGATGCGGTGCGGCGGTCGGCGTCGACCCAGCCGATGCCTCCGCAGTAGGGCCCGCGCGGTGCGGTCTCCAGCTCCTCGATGATCCTGAGCGCGCTGGACTTGGGTGCCCCCGTGACGGAGCCCGGCGGAAACGCGGCGTCGAGGAGCTCGGGCCAGCCGGCGCCCTCGGCAAGCTCTCCGCGCACGGTCGAGACGAGGTGGACCAGCCCCGGGTGCTTCTCGACCACGCAGAGGTCGGGAACGGTGACCGATCCGGTGGCGCAGACCCGGCCCAGGTCGTTGCGGACCAGGTCGACGATCATCACGTTCTCCGCGTGGTCCTTCTCCAGCAGGTCGTCCTCGGTCCGTCCGGTGCCCTTGATCGGCCCCGACTCGATGGTCCGGCCGTCCCGCTTCAGGAAGAGTTCGGGGGACGCGGTGGCGATCTCCACGCCGTGCGCGGGCAGCCGGATCGTTCCTGCGTACGGGGCGGGGTTGCCGCGGGCCAGCAGCGCGGTCAGCTCGTCCACGTCCGCGGCGCCCGGATCGGGCAGTGGCGCGGTCAGCACCCGGCAGAGGTTGGCCTGGTACACCTCGCCCGCCGCGATGTACTCGCGGATCCGCCGTACGCCCTCGATGTACGCGGCGCGGTCCAGTGACGAGTTCCAGTCACCGGCTGAGGGCCCGCGCCAGGCGCCCCGCACGGGGGCGGGCACCGCCCGGGTACGTACGGAGCCGAAGCGGGCGCAGACGAGGCGGCCCTCGAAATCGGCGGATACGGCCCAGAAGCCGGACGATTCGAGGGCTGCGGGATCACTGGTCACGTCCTGCAGATCGGACGCGACGAGGCCGCCGAAGCGGGCTATCGGAGCGAGGTCGTGCACGCCGTCGAGTCTAGGGCGGCGCGCGATGACCTGCGCCGGGGCAAGCGCACCTCAGCACGCTGCACAAACGCGTTTTTGTACTGGCCCGGGAATCCGCTAGAGTTCAACACGTCGCCGGGACGCGCAAACGGACCGGGAAAGACAAGCGGACGTAGCTCAGTTGGTAGAGCGCAACCTTGCCAAGGTTGAGGTCGCCAGTTCGAACCTGGTCGTCCGCTCGCAGAAAGCGGGGAATCTTCCCGAACCCCCGCTCGTGGTGGAGTGGCCGAGAGGCGAGGCAACGGCCTGCAAAGCCGTATACACGGGTTCAAATCCCGTCTCCACCTCCAAGGACGATTAGCTCAGCGGGAGAGCGCTTCCCTGACACGGAAGAGGTCACTGGTTCAATCCCAGTATCGTCCACTGGTCCGCAAGGATCCCCGCGCGATTAGCTCAGCGGGAGAGCGCTTCCCTGACACGGAAGAGGTCACTGGTTCAATCCCAGTATCGCGCACGCAGTACACGCAGGTTCACCCTGCGCGATTAGCTCAGCGGGAGAGCGCTTCCCTGACACGGAAGAGGTCACTGGTTCAATCCCAGTATCGCGCACCAGCCGAAGCCCCGGTCGTTCCGACGACCGGGGCTTCGTCGTTTCCGGCGTACGGGCGCCGACGCACTGCGGGCCCGGACGGAACGCGTCCGGGCCCGCGGTCAGGCGCTCATCGGTGGCAGCCCGTTCAGGACGAGAAGAGCATGCGGCCGAAGCTCTTGTGCCGGTAGTGACCGCCGTGGCCACCCTGGTGCTGCGGGGCACCCCAGGCGGGCGCCTGGGCGGCCGGGTAGGCCTGCTGCGGGGCCGGCGGCGCGGGCGGGGCCTGCTGCGACCACTGCGCCTCGATGCGGGTGAGGGA from Streptomyces sp. NBC_01591 includes:
- a CDS encoding DsbA family protein is translated as MSDSTPAAPVVLDVWCELQCPDCHQALTDVHALRAKYGDRLDVRLRHFPLEKHKHAHAAAQAAEEAAAQGKDWPYIEAVLARTADLARTGEPLLIEVARELGLDAEEMDTALIDGRHMLIVDADQAEGKAIGVTGTPTYVIADERLDGGKSQDGLRERIEEIADRLLAERG
- a CDS encoding TFIIB-type zinc ribbon-containing protein, with protein sequence MQCPKCHAQMHTYNRNGIQIEQCSGCRGIFLDYGELESLTRIEAQWSQQAPPAPPAPQQAYPAAQAPAWGAPQHQGGHGGHYRHKSFGRMLFSS
- a CDS encoding CGNR zinc finger domain-containing protein — translated: MLIPHDTRIALDTVVDLVNTAPESEPPASGQTEGERSDGLADIEALHDFARRHRISGVGELHEKDLRAVRDVRARFAEIFATDDAQTAASLVNALVAAAGTTPQLSNHDGYDWHVHYFAPDASIADHLAADCGMALAFIVVAGEQERLRRCEAPDCRHAFVDLSRNRSRRYCSSRTCGNRLHVAAYRARRKEAAG
- a CDS encoding aminotransferase class IV — translated: MRIWVNGELHDAEDARVSVLDHGLTVGDGIFETVRTVDGRPFALTRHLDRLTRSARGLGLPDPDLDEVRRACADVIDANPMALGRLRITYTGGLSPLGSDRGDAGPGLVVALGEAARRPDTTAVITVPWTRNERGALTGLKTTSYAENVVALARAHEHGASEALFANTAGQLCEGTGSNVFVVLDGQLHTPPVASGCLAGITRALAVEWTGAQETDLPFDILERAEEIFLTSTLRNVQAVHRVDDRELPGAPGPVTAKAMRIFDERAGDDLDP
- a CDS encoding TIGR02611 family protein is translated as MNAERDVRDGGAESATPGSAAGDRTGSVTGEVTEGVTKERDLGSRAPGFIKASRALHLSWQVGVFVVGLAVVVAGIIMLPLPGPGWLVIFGGMAIWATEFVWAQLVLRWTRRKVTEAAQRALDPKVRRRNIILTSIGLVIIAVLVGIYVWKFGITMPWKIDE
- a CDS encoding SsgA family sporulation/cell division regulator, which codes for MNTTVSCELHLRLVVSSESSLPVPAGLRYDTADPYAVHATFHTGAEETVEWVFARDLLAEGLHRPTGTGDVRVWPSRSHGQGVVCIALSSPEGEALLEAPARALESFLKRTDTAVPPGTEHRHFDLDTELSHILAES
- a CDS encoding chorismate-binding protein, encoding MHDLAPIARFGGLVASDLQDVTSDPAALESSGFWAVSADFEGRLVCARFGSVRTRAVPAPVRGAWRGPSAGDWNSSLDRAAYIEGVRRIREYIAAGEVYQANLCRVLTAPLPDPGAADVDELTALLARGNPAPYAGTIRLPAHGVEIATASPELFLKRDGRTIESGPIKGTGRTEDDLLEKDHAENVMIVDLVRNDLGRVCATGSVTVPDLCVVEKHPGLVHLVSTVRGELAEGAGWPELLDAAFPPGSVTGAPKSSALRIIEELETAPRGPYCGGIGWVDADRRTASLAVGIRTFWIDRTGTAPVLRFGTGAGITWGSDPEREWDETELKASRLLAVASGAHEATGRTA
- a CDS encoding LacI family DNA-binding transcriptional regulator codes for the protein MARVAGIKDVARRAGVSVGTVSNVINRPEAVLPETRARVLAAIEELGYVRSESARQLRAGRSRIMALLVLDMGNPFFVDVARGAERAARAAGLGVMVCNSDQSPAEEAEYLGLFAEQRVCGVLVTPADATGRNLEAFSRHRIPFVLVDRVAPGAGTCAVSVDDVRGGALAVGHLVSAGHRSVAYVSGPGDLHQIRDRREGALSALADAGLPPEALVEIPSDRLDVAAGRDAGARLLGLVPRPTAVFCANDLLALGVLQALYAAGVGVPHDIAIVGYDDIEFASAAAVPLTSVRQPAVVMGRMAAELLLEESDDEDGSHEHRSVVLQPELVVRASSSTPR
- a CDS encoding GNAT family N-acetyltransferase, whose translation is MTTTLRPTGPLQQGTDGAKNRAYDVCDNGRPVGSVEIGTDAAFGASAGVLLSLNIDEPSRRRGRGTIAALAAEEVLRGWGCGQVRLSVPEGNEGARRLAAALGYTERSRNMLKDLGPTAPALPDGVVAREMTAEEFAAWRRTSVDTYAQSWIDEGVPAEQAMHKSRADHARNLPDGLDTAGMYFHVLVAGDTVAGHVWVSVSEDGDGEATGFVFDVEVNEEYRGRGHGRALMQEAEHITLAAGARRLGLHVFAANTPALRLYESLGYRTTRYNLAKAL